AACGCGCTGGCGCGCAGCGCGCATCGCGATGCGCTGAGGGTGGTGGAAACGGTGGGGCTGGAGACGCGGATCAACGTGTGGATCGTGCACGGCGCGCTGCCGGGCCGGCTCGTGCGGCCCGTCGCGCTGCTGCGCGATGTGCTGGGCGAAGTGCTCGACCGGGTAAACAAGGCGGGGTCAGATGCGGTAAAGGCGGTCTAGAGGCGACATTCGAGGGAAAATCCTTATTTTCTCTACGGAAATGTTGCATTGCGGAAACTGTTTCGCTATAGTTGCACCTGTCTCCTCCATGTCTCCTCTGATATGGATTCAGCCCGCCTCTTAGGCGGGCTTTTTTTTGCCTGCGATTTTGTCGCGGCCGTCCATTCGTCGTCCGTCGCTGCGCTCAGAACTTGTACGTCATCCCGACGTAGCTGATGATCGGGTCGGCCTTCAGGTCCGATTTCGACTCCGAGAGCACCGTGCCGTCGGCCGCCTTGATCGTCACCGTCGACGTCGTCTTCAGCGGGATGTACGTGACCGACGCGATCAGCCCGAAATGCTCCGTCATGTTGTACTGCAGGCCCGCGTTGAACACCGGCTGCCATGACGACGACGCCTTCGCCTCTACCGATGTCGTACCCGGCTTGCCCGCGCCCGCCGCGAGAACCGCGCCGAGATTGTCCTGCGTCTGCTTGATGAAGTTCGTGTTGAGCTGCAGGTCGCTGAACCAGTTGTACGACACGCCGAGGCCGAGGAACGGCCGGAACTTCGCGTTCGCGGCCCCGAAGTAGTACTGCAGGATCGCCGCCGGGCTCCACTGCCGCACGCTCTTCACGATCGGGTTGACCGAGCCCAGCCCGATGTTCTGCGTGCCGAGCGCGCCGGCCGGGCCCGGCGGCTTGATCGTGCCCTGGCCCGAGACCTTGAACACCGGCGGCACGCCGGCCACCGATGTCACCGCGATATGGTCGGTCAGGAAGTGGCTGACCGTCAGGCCGACGGTGTCGGCGCCGCTCGTGTGCAGTCCGGTGCCCGGCGACGTGAACGACGGCGGCAGCCGCAGCGGCGTGTTGATCGGCGTCGGCGCGACGTTGGTCGTCATCGGCGTGCTGCTCTGCTGCGGCATGATGTGGAACCAGCCCAGCGTCACGACGTTGCTGCCGGCGCTCTGCGCGTGCGCCGCGAGCGGCGCCACGGCGGCGGCGCCGGCCGCCGCGCAGAGAAGGGTCTTCTTCATCACGGCTCTTCCCTCCGCTTACTGGACGAATGCGCCGATCGTGAAATACGGCGTCGATCCCGCGTTGTCGAGGAAACCGAACACGCCACCCGTGAAGATGAACTTGCCGGTCGGCGACGTGCTGCCCGAGCCCGTGTGAATCGTCGTGACCGTGCCCGGCACCTTCTGCGTGTAGTCGAGATCGAGCGCGGTCGCGAGCGAGGCCTGCGACGCGTTGAACGGATCGAGCAGCGTGGCCTGCTTGTCGATCAGCGCGGTGGTGCGGTAGTCGAACTGGCTGTCGACGCCGATGTACTCGCCGTTCTGCGAGCCGAGCGCGACGGCCGTCTGCGGCGCGAGGATCGAGATGCTCGATTCGTCGTCGGCGGTGAGGCCCGGCACGCCGTTGGCGTCCGGCGTCGGGTTCGGGTTCGCGACGCCCGTGCGCACGAGGATCGGCACGAGCTGGTTGCGCAGCTTGCCGACGATCATGAAGCCCTTGCCCTGCGGCGTCGCCGACAGCGTCGGCTTCAGCTGGCTCGCGTAGTTGTTCGACTGGAACGCGCCGCTGCCGTCGGCCGACTGCACGAAGTTCGTGCCCTGCTGCGCGCAGGCGCCACCGGCGAACTGGCCGGTCGTGTCGCACTTGGTCCACGTGCCGTCCGCGTTGATCGTCACCTTCGCGTCGATCGACGCCGGCGCGAACTTCTGCGACGGCACTTCGCCGAAGCCGACGTGGCTGTACGTGCCCGCGACCTTCGTGATGTCGGTTTCGATCGACGAGAAGCCGATGAACGGGTAGTACGGGAACTTCGTATCAGGCACCGCGGCCTGGCCGAGCACGCCGTCGAACTGGATTTCCTTGCCGGGGATCGTGCCGCCCGCGACGCCGAAGCCGACGAAGATGCGTGCCGGACGCGACGCATCGAGGCTCGCGCCGTTCAGCCGGAACGCGCACTGGTTCAGCTTGTTGGTCGGCAGCAGCGTTTCCTGCGTGAGCGTGCCGCTGTCGACGGTGCCGGCGCGGGTCGGCGTGACGGTGCCGGTCTTTTGCGGGACGGCCGATTCGACGTAGGTGACCTGCCAGGTCATCTTGGTCGTGTCGAGCTGGACTTTCGCGAGTTCGCCGCTGCCCGCGCCGCCCGTGAATACGGTGTTGTAGTCGAGCGTGGCGGGGCAGAGCCGGTCTTCGACGAGCGGGGGCGGGTTGTCGCCGCCGCTGCCGCTGCCGCCGCAGGCGGAAAGAAGGGGGGCGGCAAAGGCCGCCGCCAGAATGAGGTTGCGCTTCATGTTGCTCCTCCAGATTTGTCTTGTGCGGCGGCCAGCTCCCTGTCGGCCGCTTCTGTTGGTCGTGCTCGTCCTGCTTGCGCCGTGCCGAGCGCCTTCGTGCCTTCCCTGCGTCACGCGGCGGCGGCAGGCCGCCGCCGCGCCCTCGTCGCTACTTGCTGATCTGCGCGCCCACGCCGAAGTACGGGGTCGACGATGTCGTCGAATTCGCCGACGTCGGCGTGACGCCGCCGTTCACCGTGCCCTGGATCAGCGCCGCATACAGGCCGCCCGTCGCGATTACCACGCCCGATGCGGCCGAGCCGCTCTTCGGAATCGTCGTCGCGTTCAGCAGGCCCGGCGTCGCCTGGCCGTAGTCGAGCGTGAAGCCGTCTTCCTCGGCCTGCGTGCTCGGGTTGATGAACGACGCGTTGCTGCCGCGGATCAGCGCGGCCGTGTACTTGAAGTTCGAATCCGCGCCCGCGTAACCGCCGTCGATCGCGCCCGACGTGATGGCCGTCGCCGCGCCGAGCACCGCGATGCCCGACTCGTCGTCGACCTGCGCATCGAGGTGCAGCGGCGGCGTGCCGAGGTTCACGTTGCCCGTGCGTACGATCACCGGCACCGTCGCGCCGTTGAGCTGGCCGATCACCATGTGCGCGGTCGCCGACTTGCCGGTCGCGCCGGTCGGCAGCTGCGTCTGCGGCAGTATCTGCGGGGCCTTCGTGCTGTCGAAGTAGCCGCCGTTCGCGCTCGCCTTCCACGGGTCACCGGTCGTCTGGCAGCCGCCTGAGCCGCTCGACGTGCACGCGCCGTTCGCGTCGAACGTCTCGCTCGAGTTCGAACCCTTCGTCGCGTAGTTGCTCGACGGCACGAGGTGATAGAGCAGCGCGTTGTACGTGCCCGGCAGCTTCGAGATATCCGTCGTCGTGTTCGCGAAGCCGAGGAACGGATAGAAGTCGAAGTGTCGCTTCGGCACCTGGCCGATGTTCTGGAGCACGCCCGGGATGATCGTCAGCCCGTCGTACTGGATCGTCGCGCCCGGAATGCCGCCGCCCGCGACACCCATGCCGACCAGCAGCATCGGCGGGTTCGCCTGGTTGAAGTCGGCGGCCGTCGAGTACGTGGCGCCGCTCGGCGCCTTGCCCGTGCCGGGCGTCAGGATGAACGCGCAGCGCGTCTGCTCCGCGGTCGGTAGCACGCCGGTCGGCGGGTGCATGACTGCGCCGGTGATCGTTGTGCCGACGCGGCTCGGCGTGACCGTGCCGGTCGCGAGCGGAATCGGCGATTCGAGCCACTTGAGCGTGTAGGTCATCGCCACCGCGTCGATGTTGACGCTGACGATCTCGCCGCTACCGGCGCCGCCGAGGTACGTGCTCTTCACGATGTCGGCGTTGGCCGGGCACAGCGCACCATTGATGGGCTGCGACGGCGGCGGCCCTTGCGTGCCGCAACTGGATCCGGAACATTGGGGCGCATTGATCGGCGCGGGTGCGCCGCCGTCCCCCCCACCACATGCAACCAGGAAAGGGGCAATGGCAAAGGCCGTTGCCACCCCCTTCGATAAGGTGTGCGACATGCCGCTGTCTCCAATCGTTTAATTGTGCGAGCTAATGTCGCCGCCTTGATTTTTGCTGTCAATTGATGAACCCGTCTAAAAAAGGCGATTGAAACGGATGTCACGTATTGAATCCTTGTCCGACAAGGAATTCGGTAAGAATTAAAACGTGAGACGGGCTGCCGAAAGCGGCTGGAGTGGGGGATGTGCGACGCCGGACAGGCCGGCGCAGAGCCTTCCTGCGTATAACGGCAGCGTTTAAAGCGGCGGTATCCGGTTTATCCCTATTCGGGATTGACTGGATAAAGAGGGGGTGGGATTAATTCACTGGTAATCGCGCAATGGAAAGCTTGTAAATATTTGTAAATGCGCGATCCGGAATTTTTTATATATTGCCCGGCAGGGGTAAATAAAAAGCCGGCCAGTGGCCGGCTTTGCATTGCATGCGATGGTAAATCAGCGTTTGAGACCTGCGTCCTCGGCCGCGCCGATGCTCAGGTTCATGCACTGGATCGCCGCGCCCGATGCGCCCTTGCCGAGGTTGTCGAGGCGCGCGACCGTGACGAAGCGCTCCGCGTTGCCGAACACGAACAGGTCGACCCGGTTCGTGTCGTTGTTCGCCTGCACGTCGAAGAAGCCGCCGTCGAGGTTCGCGTCCGCATCGAACGGCGCGACGCGCACGAATGCTTCGTCCGCGTAGTACTCGGCGAACACGCGCTGCACGTCCTGCGGCGTCGTGCGCTTCGCGAGCTGCTCGGGCGTGAAGTAGGTCGTCACCGCGAGACCCTTCAGGAACGGCCCGACGATCGGCGTGAAGATCGGCGGGGTCGCGAGGCCCGTGTGCGCGGCCATTTCCGGCAGGTGCTTGTGCGTGAGGCCGAGCGCATACGGGCGCGGGCTCGCGAGCTTGTCGCCCGGCGTGGCGTTTTCGTAGTCGGCGATCATCGACTTGCCGCCGCCGCTGTAGCCGGTGATCGAGTAGCTGTGCGCGGCGAACGTCGGTGCGACGATGCCTGCATCGACGAGCGGACGCATCGCGAGCACGAAGGCCGACGCGTGGCAGCCCGGCACGGCGATGCGCTTCGACGTGCGAATCTTCTCGCGCTGCGCGCGGGTCAGTTCCGGCAGGCCGTACGCCCAGTCGGCGCTGGTGCGGAACGCGGTGCTCGCGTCGATCAGCGTCGTGTTCGGGTTCTCGACGAGCGACGCCGATTCGCGCGATGCGACGTCCGGCAGGCACAGGAACGTGACGTCCGACGCGTTGATCAGGCGGCGGCGCTCTTCGACGTCCTTGCGCTTCGCTTCATCGATGCGCAGGATCTCGATGTCGCTGCGTGCCGACAGGTATTCGAAGATCTTGAG
The nucleotide sequence above comes from Burkholderia sp. HI2500. Encoded proteins:
- a CDS encoding OmpW/AlkL family protein; amino-acid sequence: MKKTLLCAAAGAAAVAPLAAHAQSAGSNVVTLGWFHIMPQQSSTPMTTNVAPTPINTPLRLPPSFTSPGTGLHTSGADTVGLTVSHFLTDHIAVTSVAGVPPVFKVSGQGTIKPPGPAGALGTQNIGLGSVNPIVKSVRQWSPAAILQYYFGAANAKFRPFLGLGVSYNWFSDLQLNTNFIKQTQDNLGAVLAAGAGKPGTTSVEAKASSSWQPVFNAGLQYNMTEHFGLIASVTYIPLKTTSTVTIKAADGTVLSESKSDLKADPIISYVGMTYKF
- a CDS encoding DUF2957 domain-containing protein, producing the protein MKRNLILAAAFAAPLLSACGGSGSGGDNPPPLVEDRLCPATLDYNTVFTGGAGSGELAKVQLDTTKMTWQVTYVESAVPQKTGTVTPTRAGTVDSGTLTQETLLPTNKLNQCAFRLNGASLDASRPARIFVGFGVAGGTIPGKEIQFDGVLGQAAVPDTKFPYYPFIGFSSIETDITKVAGTYSHVGFGEVPSQKFAPASIDAKVTINADGTWTKCDTTGQFAGGACAQQGTNFVQSADGSGAFQSNNYASQLKPTLSATPQGKGFMIVGKLRNQLVPILVRTGVANPNPTPDANGVPGLTADDESSISILAPQTAVALGSQNGEYIGVDSQFDYRTTALIDKQATLLDPFNASQASLATALDLDYTQKVPGTVTTIHTGSGSTSPTGKFIFTGGVFGFLDNAGSTPYFTIGAFVQ
- a CDS encoding DUF2957 domain-containing protein; this translates as MSHTLSKGVATAFAIAPFLVACGGGDGGAPAPINAPQCSGSSCGTQGPPPSQPINGALCPANADIVKSTYLGGAGSGEIVSVNIDAVAMTYTLKWLESPIPLATGTVTPSRVGTTITGAVMHPPTGVLPTAEQTRCAFILTPGTGKAPSGATYSTAADFNQANPPMLLVGMGVAGGGIPGATIQYDGLTIIPGVLQNIGQVPKRHFDFYPFLGFANTTTDISKLPGTYNALLYHLVPSSNYATKGSNSSETFDANGACTSSGSGGCQTTGDPWKASANGGYFDSTKAPQILPQTQLPTGATGKSATAHMVIGQLNGATVPVIVRTGNVNLGTPPLHLDAQVDDESGIAVLGAATAITSGAIDGGYAGADSNFKYTAALIRGSNASFINPSTQAEEDGFTLDYGQATPGLLNATTIPKSGSAASGVVIATGGLYAALIQGTVNGGVTPTSANSTTSSTPYFGVGAQISK
- the argC gene encoding N-acetyl-gamma-glutamyl-phosphate reductase gives rise to the protein MSTKVFVDGQEGTTGLKIFEYLSARSDIEILRIDEAKRKDVEERRRLINASDVTFLCLPDVASRESASLVENPNTTLIDASTAFRTSADWAYGLPELTRAQREKIRTSKRIAVPGCHASAFVLAMRPLVDAGIVAPTFAAHSYSITGYSGGGKSMIADYENATPGDKLASPRPYALGLTHKHLPEMAAHTGLATPPIFTPIVGPFLKGLAVTTYFTPEQLAKRTTPQDVQRVFAEYYADEAFVRVAPFDADANLDGGFFDVQANNDTNRVDLFVFGNAERFVTVARLDNLGKGASGAAIQCMNLSIGAAEDAGLKR